TATGGGGTGCGGCGTGCACGTCCACACCGCCACTACCGACGACCCGCGCAGTGGACAAGCCACGGTCACGCTGGAACCGGTCCATTCCACCATGATGATGCCTCCGGAAGAATTGTTCAAACTCGAAATGGTATTGTCCCGCGTTCTGCCACAAATTACCAGTATCGAACTCGACGCTGCTCAACAGCGTTTGACCCTCCGGGGTGCCCAAGGTACCCTAGTCGCCCGGACAAATGTGGAAACAAAAGTACCGTAGCACACAACGTGTGG
The genomic region above belongs to Phaeodactylum tricornutum CCAP 1055/1 chromosome 16, whole genome shotgun sequence and contains:
- a CDS encoding predicted protein, whose product is MNSWLLLFLWAIVSLAGTAMAAPAPWLEGTYDLVRVTDSDDHEVAWPREDQTFTLRLTSVPDDPDTYRLHVKIGNNMGCGVHVHTATTDDPRSGQATVTLEPVHSTMMMPPEELFKLEMVLSRVLPQITSIELDAAQQRLTLRGAQGTLVARTNVETKVP